The following proteins are encoded in a genomic region of Phragmites australis chromosome 9, lpPhrAust1.1, whole genome shotgun sequence:
- the LOC133928973 gene encoding pentatricopeptide repeat-containing protein At2g27610, which translates to MHVVARHAMCRLNQTDQTLRHLRAIPPHVHDPSVGSTVEYSIMSPSTALALLRGRNPATLAPKLAPKPLSTLASCVPSVEGDDLRDSPGARQAFDEIPGRDAAAGSDRVLFDYARRGLVRQALDHFLDVHRRRGGRVGAAMLSCVLKVCGSVPDRGLGEQLHCLCVRYGYDRGDVSVGTSLVDMYMKCCGVDDGRKVFEGMPERNIVTWTSLLTGYVQAGAHSNVMVLFFRMRAEGIWPNPFTFTSVLSAVASQGAPDFGRRVHAQSVKFGCRSTVFVCNSLMNMYAKCGLVEEARTLFSGMETRDRVSWNTLMAGLLLNGCELEALQLFHDSRASIAKLTQSTYSTVIKLCANLKQLGMVRQLHSCVLKHGFHSDGNVMTGLMDAYSKCGELDNALNIFLLMPGSQSVVSWTAMISGCIQNGDTPLAAALFSRMREDGVAPNEFTYSAMLTTSLASLTLQIHAQVIKTNYQCSPTVGTALLASYSKLRSTEEALSIFKTIDQKDVVAWSAMLTCYAQAGDCDGATNVFIKMVMLGVKPNEFTISSAIDACASPTAGVDLGRQFHAVSIKYRYKDAICVSSALVSMYARKGSIESAQSVFERQTDRDLVSWNSMISGYAQHGYSKKALDIFRQMETEGMEMDGVTFLAVIMGCTHAGLVGEGQRYFDSMVREHNISPTMEHYACMVDLYSRAGKLDETISLIGGMPFPAGPMVWRTLLGACRVHKNVELGKLAAEKLLSLEPLDSATYVLLSNIYSAAGKWEERDEVRKLMDTRKVKKEAGCSWIQIKNKVHSFIASDKSHPLSDQIYAKLKALTARLKQKGYCPDTSFVLHDMAEEQKEAMLAMHSERLALAFGLIATPPGTPLQIVKNLRVCGDCHTVIKMVSEIEDREIIMRDCSRFHHFNLGVCSCGDFW; encoded by the coding sequence ATGCACGTCGTGGCGCGCCATGCAATGTGCCGCCTAAATCAGACCGACCAAACTCTTCGTCATCTCCGTGCCATCCCCCCGCACGTCCATGATCCATCAGTAGGAAGCACAGTGGAATACAGTATCATGTCGCCAAGCACCGCGCTCGCACTTCTCCGCGGAAGAAACCCAGCGACCTTGGCACCGAAGCTAGCCCCGAAGCCGCTATCCACGCTCGCCTCCTGTGTCCCGTCGGTGGAAGGCGACGATCTCCGTGACTCTCCCGGTGCTCGCCAGGCGTTCGACGAAATTCCCGGCCGGGACGCCGCGGCGGGCTCCGACCGCGTCCTCTTCGACTACGCGCGGCGCGGGCTGGTCCGTCAGGCGCTGGACCACTTCTTGGACGTGCACCGCCGCCGGGGCGGGCGCGTCGGCGCCGCCATGCTGTCGTGCGTCCTCAAAGTCTGCGGGTCGGTACCGGACAGAGGTCTCGGGGAGCAGCTGCACTGCCTGTGCGTCAGGTACGGGTATGATCGGGGCGACGTCAGCGTCGGCACGTCTCTCGTAGACATGTACATGAAGTGCTGCGGCGTCGATGACGGGAGGAAGGTGTTCGAGGGGATGCCTGAGAGGAATATCGTCACGTGGACGTCGTTGCTCACCGGGTACGTCCAGGCCGGGGCACACTCGAATGTCATGGTGCTCTTCTTCAGGATGCGCGCCGAGGGGATCTGGCCCAATCCATTCACTTTTACGAGTGTTCTCTCCGCAGTGGCAAGCCAAGGCGCACCCGATTTTGGGCGGCGCGTGCATGCTCAATCAGTTAAGTTTGGATGCCGCTCGACTGTGTTTGTGTGCAACTCTCTGATGAACATGTATGCAAAGTGCGGACTAGTTGAAGAAGCCAGGACTCTGTTTTCTGGGATGGAGACCAGGGACAGGGTGTCGTGGAACACATTGATGGCGGGCCTTTTGTTGAACGGGTGCGAACTGGAAGCCCTGCAGCTGTTCCATGATTCACGAGCTAGTATAGCCAAGCTTACACAGTCTACCTACTCTACAGTGATCAAATTATGCGCAAATCTCAAACAGCTTGGCATGGTACGACAACTCCACAGCTGTGTTTTGAAACACGGGTTCCATTCGGATGGCAATGTAATGACAGGCCTCATGGATGCCTACAGCAAATGTGGTGAACTGGACAATGCCTTAAACATATTTTTGTTGATGCCAGGATCCCAGAGTGTTGTTTCATGGACTGCTATGATTAGTGGGTGCATTCAGAATGGCGATACACCTCTTGCTGCTGCTCTTTTTAGCAGAATGAGAGAAGACGGTGTTGCTCCAAATGAGTTCACCTACTCGGCAATGCTGACAACATCACTGGCCAGCTTGACTCTGCAGATTCATGCTCAGGTTATCAAGACAAACTACCAGTGCTCACCAACGGTTGGAACTGCACTTCTGGCCTCTTACTCTAAGCTTCGCAGCACTGAAGAAGCCCTATCTATATTCAAAACAATTGACCAAAAGGATGTTGTTGCATGGTCTGCAATGTTAACTTGCTATGCCCAAGCTGGTGACTGTGATGGTGCGACAAATGTATTCATCAAGATGGTCATGCTAGGAGTGAAGCCAAATGAGTTCACAATCTCTAGTGCCATTGATGCTTGTGCTAGTCCAACAGCGGGTGTTGACCTGGGTAGGCAGTTCCATGCTGTTTCGATCAAGTACAGATACAAGGATGCAATCTGTGTGAGCAGCGCACTTGTCAGCATGTACGCAAGGAAAGGGAGCATTGAGAGTGCTCAGAGTGTCTTTGAGAGGCAAACAGATAGAGACTTGGTGTCATGGAACTCAATGATATCAGGGTATGCACAGCATGGTTACAGCAAAAAGGCCCTTGATATATTTCGGCAGATGGAAACTGAGGGCATGGAGATGGATGGCGTCACATTCCTTGCAGTGATCATGGGATGCACTCATGCTGGTCTTGTCGGAGAAGGCCAGCGATACTTTGATTCGATGGTCAGAGAACACAatatcagtccaaccatggaGCATTATGCGTGCATGGTGGATCTCTATAGCCGTGCAGGCAAGCTGGATGAGACAATAAGCCTTATAGGAGGCATGCCATTCCCAGCAGGTCCAATGGTGTGGCGCACATTGCTAGGTGCTTGTAGAGTTCACAAGAATGTTGAGCTTGGGAAGTTGGCTGCAGAGAAGCTGCTATCACTTGAGCCACTTGACTCGGCTACATACGTGCTTCTCTCCAACATTTATTCGGCTGCAGGTAAGTGGGAAGAGAGGGATGAAGTGAGGAAGCTCATGGACACTAGAAAGGTGAAGAAAGAAGCTGGATGCAGCTGGATTCAGATCAAGAACAAAGTTCATTCCTTTATAGCTTCGGACAAGTCACATCCTTTATCTGACCAGATATATGCAAAGCTCAAGGCATTGACAGCTAGGTTGAAGCAAAAAGGTTATTGTCCTGACACAAGCTTTGTGCTTCATGACATGGCAGAAGAGCAGAAAGAAGCTATGCTGGCTATGCATAGCGAGCGGCTAGCCCTCGCCTTTGGCTTGATAGCCACCCCACCAGGGACACCCCTTCAAATTGTCAAAAATCTGCGGGTGTGTGGGGACTGCCACACGGTGATCAAGATGGTCTCTGAAATCGAGGATAGGGAGATTATAATGCGGGATTGCAGCAGGTTCCACCACTTCAATTTGGGGGTCTGTTCCTGTGGAGATTTCTGGTGA